Proteins found in one Corynebacterium canis genomic segment:
- a CDS encoding SRPBCC family protein encodes MAEFRDWIEIAASPETVFAYLTTNEGMTAWMGQYADLDPTPGGQFAVDIAGYPVRGEYLALEPHRRVVVSWGFPGNDELPAGASIVEFELTPTATGTRVDLRHFNLPEVAVRGHTDGWANFLPRLRLAGAGLDAGPDHWRPLTN; translated from the coding sequence ATCGCGGCATCGCCTGAGACTGTGTTCGCGTACCTCACGACAAACGAGGGCATGACGGCATGGATGGGTCAGTATGCCGATCTTGACCCCACTCCCGGCGGCCAGTTCGCCGTCGACATTGCCGGCTACCCCGTCCGCGGTGAGTATCTAGCGCTCGAACCGCACCGACGCGTAGTGGTTTCGTGGGGCTTCCCCGGCAACGATGAACTTCCGGCCGGGGCCTCCATAGTCGAGTTCGAGCTGACCCCGACCGCGACGGGAACCCGTGTCGATCTACGGCACTTCAACCTGCCGGAGGTTGCCGTTCGTGGCCACACTGATGGTTGGGCTAACTTCCTACCACGCCTGCGCTTGGCTGGTGCAGGCCTCGACGCGGGCCCCGACCACTGGCGTCCTCTCACTAACTGA